In Myxococcus stipitatus, the following are encoded in one genomic region:
- the fabZ gene encoding 3-hydroxyacyl-ACP dehydratase FabZ — MDIREIQNLLPHRYPFLLIDRVVEIVPGQKITAIKNVTINEPFFNGHFPGHPVMPGVLILEALAQATAILAYKSENMDPTQKVTYLMGVDGARFRKPVVPGDRVQLLIEVLRHKGAVWKTKGTATVEGVKVAEGEFLATVVDKDVGAEEGAAS; from the coding sequence ATGGACATCCGAGAAATCCAGAACTTGCTGCCGCACCGCTACCCGTTCCTCCTCATCGACCGGGTGGTGGAGATTGTTCCGGGCCAGAAAATCACGGCCATCAAGAACGTCACCATCAATGAGCCCTTCTTCAACGGCCACTTCCCGGGGCACCCGGTGATGCCGGGGGTGCTCATCCTGGAGGCACTGGCTCAAGCCACCGCCATTCTCGCGTATAAAAGCGAGAACATGGACCCGACCCAGAAGGTGACCTACCTGATGGGCGTGGATGGTGCCCGCTTCCGCAAGCCGGTGGTGCCCGGAGACCGGGTGCAGCTGCTCATCGAGGTGCTGCGTCACAAGGGCGCGGTGTGGAAGACGAAGGGCACGGCGACCGTGGAGGGCGTGAAGGTCGCCGAAGGTGAGTTCCTGGCCACGGTGGTGGACAAGGACGTTGGGGCCGAAGAGGGCGCGGCGTCCTGA
- the lpxA gene encoding acyl-ACP--UDP-N-acetylglucosamine O-acyltransferase: MAQVHPTAVVHPDARLHESVQVGPYSVIGPQVTIGEGTRVGPHVVIEGRTTIGARNRIFQFASIGADPQDLKYAGEDTELTLGDDNQVREFVTLHKGTVGGGGATRIGNGTLLMANSHVAHDCIVGNGCRIGNGSALAGHVEMEDHVIISGLAAVHQFTRLGRFAFISGGAMVTMDIPPYATAQGDRAELVGLNTVGLERGGYSKEQIERVKEAHRILFRSKLGLQDALARLRSELSGHPEVDHLVSFIAQSKRGLTR; encoded by the coding sequence ATGGCTCAGGTTCATCCCACCGCGGTGGTTCATCCCGATGCGCGTCTACACGAGTCGGTCCAGGTCGGGCCGTACTCGGTCATTGGACCGCAGGTGACGATTGGAGAGGGCACCCGCGTGGGCCCCCATGTCGTCATCGAGGGCCGCACGACGATTGGTGCGCGCAACCGCATCTTCCAGTTCGCTTCCATCGGAGCGGACCCGCAGGACCTGAAGTATGCGGGGGAAGACACCGAGCTCACGTTGGGTGACGACAACCAGGTGCGCGAGTTCGTCACGCTGCACAAGGGCACCGTCGGCGGCGGTGGCGCCACGCGCATCGGCAACGGCACCCTGTTGATGGCCAACAGCCACGTGGCCCACGACTGCATCGTGGGGAACGGCTGCCGCATCGGCAACGGGTCCGCGCTGGCCGGCCATGTGGAGATGGAGGACCACGTCATCATCAGCGGCCTGGCGGCGGTGCATCAGTTCACCCGCCTGGGCCGCTTCGCCTTCATCTCGGGCGGCGCGATGGTGACCATGGACATCCCTCCATACGCCACGGCGCAGGGCGACCGGGCGGAGCTGGTGGGGCTCAACACCGTGGGTCTGGAGCGCGGCGGCTACTCCAAGGAGCAGATCGAGCGCGTGAAGGAGGCCCACCGCATCCTGTTCCGCTCCAAGCTGGGGCTGCAGGACGCGCTGGCGCGGCTGCGCTCGGAGCTGTCGGGGCACCCCGAGGTCGACCACCTCGTGAGCTTCATCGCGCAGAGCAAGCGCGGCCTGACGCGCTAG
- a CDS encoding LpxI family protein, whose amino-acid sequence MESSAPPDGKIGLIAGNGQLPFLFARAARARGLEVIAVAHKGETDPALATEVGSLTWVRVGQVNRIQKAFLSAGVKQAAMAGGISHVKALTDARPDLGAVRIISRLRSFRDDALLRAVAADFESRGVTIIAPTDYLGEVLCPPGHLAGPVLSEAQEKDVALGREVAILLGQADVGQTVVVHQGHVLALEAVEGTDEAIRRGGKLGGAGAVVVKRCKPEQDMRFDLPAAGPRTLEVMNEVGAKVLALEAGRTVLLDAPALFAAAKDSGITLVGVP is encoded by the coding sequence ATGGAGAGCAGCGCGCCGCCGGACGGCAAGATTGGTCTCATCGCGGGCAACGGTCAGCTTCCCTTCCTCTTCGCGCGCGCCGCGCGGGCAAGAGGACTGGAAGTCATCGCCGTGGCGCACAAGGGAGAGACGGACCCGGCGCTGGCCACCGAGGTGGGCTCTCTGACGTGGGTGCGCGTCGGGCAGGTGAACCGCATCCAGAAGGCCTTCCTGTCCGCGGGCGTGAAGCAGGCGGCCATGGCGGGCGGCATCAGCCACGTGAAGGCGCTGACGGATGCCCGGCCGGACCTGGGCGCCGTCCGCATCATCTCCCGCTTGCGCAGCTTCCGGGACGACGCGCTCCTGCGCGCCGTGGCCGCGGACTTCGAGTCGCGCGGTGTCACCATCATCGCCCCCACGGACTACCTGGGCGAGGTGCTCTGTCCCCCAGGCCACCTGGCGGGCCCCGTGCTCAGCGAGGCGCAGGAGAAGGACGTGGCGCTGGGGCGCGAGGTCGCCATCCTCCTGGGCCAGGCGGACGTGGGCCAGACGGTGGTGGTGCACCAGGGGCACGTCCTGGCGCTCGAGGCGGTGGAGGGCACCGACGAGGCCATCCGCCGCGGCGGCAAGCTGGGCGGCGCGGGCGCGGTGGTGGTGAAGCGCTGCAAGCCCGAGCAGGACATGCGCTTCGACCTTCCGGCGGCGGGGCCCCGCACGCTGGAGGTGATGAACGAAGTGGGGGCCAAGGTCCTCGCGCTGGAGGCGGGCCGCACGGTGCTCCTGGACGCACCCGCGCTGTTCGCCGCCGCCAAGGACTCGGGCATCACCCTCGTCGGCGTGCCCTGA
- a CDS encoding OmpA family protein has product MNARLVLLLCLVVSSPLPAFAEAIRVSLEGRAAVGEKLPALLVHIDEPIAGFELKLKRGDGKVVEMKGGGKPGITRRIELEQPEGRFHYEGELVVRFPDAESASMPLSFDTELNGPLRLEVRPEDVDVAGRKLSFLLSRPAARAELTVLMDTGKTAFEGEVAFKGEPAGTPLGVSWPPAEGRVMKISLRAFDTSDFYTGVDLFPWRMDIPHEEVGFASGRADIPAGERGKLDRSHALIAEALAKYGRFAAVRLFVLGHTDTVGAAADNRELSLKRARSLAAAFRQRGLKVPIFYEGMGEESPAVRTPDETAEAGNRRAEYIIAVEDPVLPRAPFSPRWRKL; this is encoded by the coding sequence ATGAATGCCCGCCTGGTCTTGCTGCTGTGTCTTGTTGTCTCTTCGCCGCTGCCCGCGTTCGCCGAGGCCATCCGGGTGTCCCTGGAGGGCCGTGCCGCGGTGGGCGAGAAGCTCCCGGCATTGCTCGTGCACATCGACGAGCCGATTGCGGGCTTCGAGCTGAAGCTGAAGCGCGGGGATGGGAAGGTCGTCGAAATGAAGGGTGGGGGAAAGCCAGGCATCACCCGGCGCATCGAGCTGGAGCAGCCCGAGGGCCGCTTCCACTACGAGGGCGAGCTGGTGGTTCGCTTCCCCGACGCCGAGTCGGCCAGCATGCCGCTGTCCTTCGACACGGAGCTCAACGGGCCGCTGCGGTTGGAGGTGCGTCCGGAGGACGTGGACGTCGCGGGGCGCAAGCTCTCCTTCCTGCTCTCCCGCCCCGCGGCCCGCGCGGAGCTCACCGTGCTGATGGACACGGGGAAGACGGCCTTCGAGGGCGAGGTGGCCTTCAAGGGCGAGCCGGCGGGCACGCCGCTGGGCGTGAGCTGGCCACCCGCCGAGGGCCGGGTGATGAAGATTTCCCTCCGGGCCTTCGACACGTCGGACTTCTACACGGGCGTGGACCTCTTTCCCTGGCGCATGGACATTCCCCACGAGGAGGTGGGCTTCGCCTCGGGGCGCGCGGACATTCCCGCCGGCGAGCGAGGCAAGCTGGACAGGAGCCATGCGTTGATTGCGGAGGCGCTCGCGAAATACGGCCGCTTCGCGGCGGTTCGCCTCTTCGTGCTCGGGCACACGGACACGGTGGGCGCCGCGGCGGACAATCGGGAGCTGTCGCTCAAGCGGGCGCGGAGTCTCGCCGCGGCCTTCCGTCAACGCGGGTTGAAGGTCCCCATCTTCTACGAGGGAATGGGTGAGGAGTCGCCAGCCGTGCGGACTCCGGACGAGACGGCCGAAGCGGGCAACCGCCGGGCCGAATACATCATCGCGGTGGAGGACCCGGTGCTGCCTCGCGCGCCCTTCTCGCCGCGGTGGAGGAAGCTGTAG
- a CDS encoding MarC family protein: MTVYLTQFLVALPAIFFVVDPIGVVPLFLAMTAGDTKEKIRSTALRACLVAGGLMTFFALFGTIIFKVFGVSLGAFRVAGGILLLMTALDMLRARPSETRTTPTEEREGAVKEDVAIVPLAIPLLSGPGAIATAMVLMARGNSMTGALPVLAAIILTFVASYFILRASGFVQRVLRQSGVAIVERVMGLILAAIAVQFMADGAKELLK, translated from the coding sequence ATGACGGTCTACCTGACGCAATTCCTGGTGGCCCTGCCGGCCATCTTCTTCGTGGTGGACCCCATCGGGGTGGTGCCCCTGTTCCTGGCCATGACGGCCGGGGACACGAAGGAGAAGATTCGCAGCACCGCCCTGCGCGCCTGTCTGGTGGCCGGCGGGCTGATGACCTTCTTCGCCCTGTTCGGCACCATCATCTTCAAGGTGTTCGGTGTGTCGCTGGGCGCCTTCCGCGTGGCGGGTGGCATCCTGCTGCTGATGACGGCCCTGGACATGCTCCGGGCCCGGCCTTCCGAGACGCGCACCACGCCCACCGAGGAGCGTGAAGGCGCGGTGAAGGAGGACGTGGCCATCGTCCCGCTGGCCATCCCCCTCTTGTCCGGCCCCGGCGCCATCGCCACCGCCATGGTGTTGATGGCCCGAGGCAACTCGATGACCGGAGCACTGCCGGTGCTCGCGGCCATCATCCTCACCTTCGTCGCCAGCTACTTCATCCTGCGCGCCTCGGGCTTCGTGCAACGGGTGCTGCGTCAGTCCGGCGTCGCCATCGTCGAACGGGTGATGGGACTCATCCTCGCCGCCATCGCCGTGCAGTTCATGGCGGACGGCGCCAAGGAGCTCTTGAAGTAG
- a CDS encoding polyprenol monophosphomannose synthase, with translation MNPALVCIPTYNERENIEAITLAVLKADPRVDILIVDDNSPDGTGQIADELAAKDPRVRVLHREKKEGLGRAYLAAFRWALEQRYTYIMEMDADFSHDPRYLSSLLDAAEAGSDLVLGSRYVTGGGTVNWGVGRQVISRGGSLYARTILGVGVRDLTGGFKCFHRRVLESIDLDAVHSTGYAFQIELTYRTLKRGFTVREVPIIFEDRRVGHSKMNKKIFAEALTMVWKLRLTV, from the coding sequence ATGAACCCTGCGCTGGTCTGCATCCCCACGTACAACGAGCGGGAGAACATCGAGGCCATCACCCTGGCGGTGCTCAAGGCCGACCCGCGCGTCGACATCCTCATCGTCGACGACAACTCGCCCGACGGAACAGGGCAGATCGCCGACGAGCTCGCGGCCAAGGACCCGCGGGTGCGCGTGCTGCATCGCGAGAAGAAAGAAGGCCTGGGACGCGCGTACCTGGCCGCGTTCCGCTGGGCCCTGGAGCAGCGCTACACGTACATCATGGAGATGGACGCGGACTTCAGCCATGACCCGCGCTACCTGTCGAGCCTGCTGGACGCGGCCGAGGCGGGCTCGGACCTGGTGCTCGGCTCGCGCTATGTCACGGGCGGCGGCACGGTGAACTGGGGCGTCGGCCGGCAGGTCATCAGCCGGGGCGGCAGCCTGTATGCCCGGACGATTCTGGGCGTGGGCGTGCGCGATTTGACCGGGGGATTCAAATGCTTCCACCGGCGGGTGCTGGAGTCCATCGACCTGGATGCCGTACACAGCACCGGGTACGCATTCCAAATCGAGCTCACCTATCGCACGCTCAAGCGCGGCTTCACCGTGCGCGAGGTCCCCATCATCTTCGAGGACCGCCGGGTGGGACACTCGAAGATGAACAAGAAGATTTTCGCCGAGGCGCTCACCATGGTGTGGAAGCTGCGCCTCACGGTGTAG
- the lpxB gene encoding lipid-A-disaccharide synthase, giving the protein MTPPPRILVVAGEASGDSHAADLVAALQARRPDLTFFGMGGSRLAATGVELLFDAREVSVMGITEVLPRIPRILQIMKGLARTAEERRPVAAILVDIPDFNLRLAKKLKALGIPVAYYISPMIWAWRRGRVHTIKRLVDRMLCILPFEEDFYREAGVSARYVGSPVVEQVPALDSPASFRNRLGLKPDAPTLALLPGSRMSEIRRLLPTMVDAARTLSAERPGLQVVVPVAPTIPRQEVVSRFEGSGVTPVLIEGQAPEVVGASDAAVVASGTAALEAGLMQRPLVVIYRVSLISYWVGRMMLQVAFVSLVNLLAGRRVVPELLQGDATPERIVEEVRRVWTPGPPRDEMLKGLAEVRGRLGEAGAAARAAESVMELLPPRAI; this is encoded by the coding sequence ATGACGCCACCGCCCCGCATTCTCGTCGTGGCCGGCGAGGCCTCTGGCGACTCGCACGCCGCCGACCTCGTCGCCGCCCTCCAGGCCCGCCGCCCGGACCTCACCTTCTTCGGAATGGGCGGCTCGCGCCTGGCCGCCACCGGCGTCGAGCTGCTCTTCGATGCCCGCGAAGTGTCCGTCATGGGCATCACCGAGGTGCTCCCGCGAATCCCTCGCATCCTCCAAATCATGAAGGGGCTGGCCCGGACCGCCGAGGAGCGCCGTCCCGTGGCAGCCATCCTCGTGGACATCCCGGACTTCAACCTGCGCCTGGCCAAGAAGCTCAAGGCGCTGGGCATCCCCGTCGCCTACTACATCTCGCCCATGATCTGGGCCTGGCGCCGGGGACGGGTCCACACCATCAAACGGCTGGTGGACCGGATGCTGTGCATCCTCCCCTTCGAGGAGGACTTCTACCGCGAGGCCGGCGTGAGCGCCCGCTACGTGGGCAGCCCCGTCGTGGAGCAGGTCCCCGCGCTGGACAGCCCCGCCTCGTTCCGGAACCGGTTGGGGCTCAAGCCGGATGCGCCCACCCTCGCGCTGCTCCCGGGCAGCCGCATGAGCGAGATTCGCCGGCTGCTTCCCACCATGGTGGACGCGGCTCGGACGTTGTCCGCTGAACGCCCGGGACTCCAGGTCGTCGTCCCCGTGGCCCCCACCATCCCCCGCCAGGAGGTGGTCTCCCGCTTCGAGGGCAGCGGCGTGACCCCCGTGCTCATCGAGGGACAGGCCCCGGAGGTCGTCGGCGCCAGCGACGCCGCGGTGGTCGCTTCTGGAACGGCCGCGTTGGAAGCCGGACTGATGCAGCGTCCGCTCGTCGTCATCTACCGCGTCTCGCTCATCTCGTACTGGGTGGGACGGATGATGCTGCAAGTGGCATTCGTGTCACTGGTCAACCTGCTGGCCGGCCGGCGTGTGGTGCCGGAGCTGCTCCAGGGGGATGCCACCCCCGAGCGCATCGTGGAGGAGGTCCGCCGCGTGTGGACCCCGGGCCCCCCTCGAGACGAGATGCTCAAGGGCCTGGCCGAGGTGCGAGGGCGGCTGGGCGAGGCAGGGGCCGCCGCCCGGGCGGCGGAGTCGGTCATGGAGCTACTGCCCCCGCGCGCCATTTAG
- a CDS encoding DUF4388 domain-containing protein — translation MKTLLLAESHPPTLEHLTGLLSQAGYSVRAVNDPVSVLEHFAADNPDVMVLSVDLPRLEGSHVVHHIRGHSQGGRVPIVAIDKGHLGRARGVASVLDLKVNAYVADPLKPGELVPRLESLVRAAQAVALTGIAATLSRPAVNSGELKGYPLPGLLHSIYRLRRDGVLVVAHRGLSRRVYFLRGGPVNFDSTAKEDSLPRYLVDRKLATQAQADRVVEALASGLRIGAALADAGVEAVGEELSQLLRDYTRDKLARVLGMREGRYAFYSGDEFTSEVASVDLPPLAQVLEGARKGFPLKVMAASLRANLGEYPVRSSEFGRDLQAMALDTDDIKIAMQVNGRIVLKELLAHGRGELRAAYSLLWFLKLTGGVTFSATPVATGADMLSAVVVPDRIGPRKRKSLPVETAASVREEAVRIITRSYFGSLGLDIAADAEAVERAYHETAMRFHPDTYAEFDISELKDLLDSVQEKLSASYRVLSVEEKRKAYLQYLFSKLDVGRNTAVVVDAEIALRRGESSLKRRDFVSAMKAFEESVSLNPNEPEYYAFLAWATYQGAGGPLVQRAQKAQKVLKKALSLGPYVERLHIIAAIIDMDLGDAPLARKKLLKVLEYNPYSQLAKAALRKVGR, via the coding sequence TTGAAGACGCTTCTGCTCGCCGAGAGCCATCCTCCCACGCTCGAACACCTGACGGGCCTGCTCTCCCAGGCCGGGTATTCCGTGCGCGCGGTGAATGACCCGGTCTCGGTGCTGGAGCATTTCGCGGCGGACAATCCGGATGTGATGGTGCTGTCGGTGGACCTGCCCCGCTTGGAAGGCTCGCACGTGGTCCACCACATCCGAGGCCACAGCCAGGGTGGGCGTGTGCCGATTGTCGCCATCGACAAGGGGCACTTGGGACGGGCGCGGGGCGTGGCCTCGGTGCTGGACCTCAAGGTGAACGCCTACGTGGCGGACCCGCTCAAGCCCGGCGAACTGGTGCCCCGGTTGGAGTCGTTGGTGCGCGCCGCGCAGGCCGTGGCGCTGACGGGGATTGCGGCCACGCTGTCGCGTCCGGCGGTGAACAGTGGCGAGCTGAAGGGCTATCCGTTGCCCGGCCTCCTGCACTCCATCTACCGGCTGCGGCGGGATGGCGTGCTGGTGGTGGCGCACCGGGGGCTGAGCCGGCGGGTGTACTTCCTGCGCGGCGGGCCGGTGAACTTCGACTCGACGGCGAAGGAGGACTCACTGCCGCGCTACCTGGTCGACCGCAAGCTGGCCACCCAGGCGCAGGCGGACCGCGTGGTGGAGGCGTTGGCGTCGGGGTTGCGCATTGGCGCGGCGCTGGCGGACGCGGGCGTGGAGGCGGTGGGGGAGGAACTCTCGCAGCTGCTGCGCGACTACACGCGCGACAAGCTGGCGCGGGTGCTGGGGATGCGCGAGGGCCGGTATGCCTTCTACTCCGGCGACGAGTTCACGTCGGAGGTCGCCTCGGTGGACCTGCCGCCGTTGGCGCAGGTGTTGGAGGGGGCGCGCAAGGGGTTCCCGCTGAAGGTGATGGCGGCGTCGCTGCGCGCGAATCTGGGGGAGTACCCGGTGCGCTCGTCGGAGTTCGGCCGTGACCTGCAGGCGATGGCGCTGGACACGGACGACATCAAGATCGCGATGCAGGTCAACGGCCGCATCGTGCTCAAGGAGCTTTTGGCGCATGGGCGTGGGGAGCTGCGCGCGGCGTATTCGCTGCTGTGGTTCCTGAAGCTGACGGGAGGGGTGACGTTCTCCGCGACGCCGGTGGCGACGGGGGCGGACATGTTGTCGGCGGTGGTGGTGCCGGACCGGATTGGTCCTCGCAAGCGCAAGTCCTTGCCGGTGGAGACGGCGGCGTCGGTGCGCGAGGAGGCGGTGCGCATCATCACCCGGAGCTACTTCGGCAGTCTGGGGTTGGATATCGCCGCGGACGCGGAGGCGGTGGAGCGCGCGTACCACGAGACGGCGATGCGCTTTCATCCGGACACGTATGCGGAGTTCGACATCTCGGAGTTGAAGGACCTGTTGGACTCGGTGCAGGAGAAGCTGTCCGCGTCGTACCGGGTGCTGAGCGTGGAGGAGAAGCGCAAGGCGTATCTCCAGTACCTGTTCAGCAAGTTGGATGTGGGGCGCAACACGGCGGTGGTGGTGGACGCGGAGATTGCGCTGCGCCGGGGCGAGTCCTCGCTGAAGCGGCGCGACTTCGTATCGGCGATGAAGGCCTTCGAGGAGTCGGTGTCGCTCAACCCCAACGAGCCGGAGTACTACGCCTTCCTTGCCTGGGCGACGTACCAGGGGGCGGGCGGCCCGCTGGTTCAGCGTGCGCAGAAGGCGCAGAAGGTGTTGAAGAAGGCGTTGTCCCTGGGGCCATATGTGGAGCGGTTGCACATCATCGCGGCCATCATCGACATGGACCTGGGGGACGCGCCGCTGGCGCGGAAGAAGCTGCTGAAGGTGCTGGAGTACAACCCGTACTCCCAGCTCGCGAAGGCGGCCCTGCGCAAGGTGGGACGGTAG